In Leptospira perdikensis, a single genomic region encodes these proteins:
- a CDS encoding TolC family protein: MIRFYLFIFFFFLSIVPILNIWADAVEFHDLPKLVGEKSYELKLKEMEIERKKVDIDSRNLRYLPSVNLEHSPFFESLRGDGYNRKGWNTSLNLNWNFQDQGNTVLTNMILELEYERLLLEYRALYQKELFDQAFQYAETLKLLAFYDYDFSNESDADKQFQTVQKLYKQGIESYLVTQNSKVDYFFYKYNVIKSRLDQQKSQSIFRRKFLLKDVALKQIPEREYKILPLESTLSEYEKNLTDLNFDIILTINQVKILEIQKMVRFNELWVPDFFVNVYNQSSRESYSGLSGTWANSMEVYDYSRNDFSRYARSSDADFNVGGNFGFRFPLFNRWLSKNEFDKSKIEIKLAKSQSQFLRENTGLYLFELIQQHNNLVELYDISRESKRIAEENYQIMEKAYKTGSASVIELQTVDRRLRDVMRNEIQNRYDLIQLRLQIGLLLGDTMKFLNNN; the protein is encoded by the coding sequence GTGATCCGTTTTTATTTATTCATATTTTTCTTTTTTTTATCCATTGTACCAATTTTAAATATTTGGGCAGATGCGGTCGAATTTCATGACTTGCCAAAGTTAGTTGGTGAAAAGTCATATGAGTTAAAATTAAAAGAAATGGAAATTGAACGTAAAAAAGTCGATATCGATTCAAGAAATTTACGTTATTTGCCTTCTGTCAATCTAGAACATTCTCCATTCTTTGAATCATTACGAGGGGATGGTTATAACAGAAAAGGTTGGAATACATCTTTAAATCTAAATTGGAATTTCCAAGACCAAGGAAATACCGTTCTAACCAATATGATATTGGAATTAGAATATGAACGTTTGTTATTGGAATATCGTGCTCTTTATCAAAAGGAGTTATTTGACCAAGCATTTCAATATGCAGAGACCTTAAAGTTATTAGCGTTTTATGATTATGATTTTTCCAATGAATCAGATGCAGATAAACAATTTCAAACTGTTCAGAAACTTTATAAACAAGGTATTGAATCCTATTTAGTAACTCAAAACTCAAAAGTAGATTATTTCTTTTATAAATACAATGTGATCAAATCAAGGTTGGACCAACAAAAAAGCCAATCCATATTTAGAAGAAAGTTTTTACTTAAAGATGTTGCTTTAAAACAAATACCCGAACGTGAATATAAAATTCTTCCTTTAGAATCAACATTATCCGAATATGAAAAAAATCTAACCGATCTGAATTTTGATATCATCCTTACTATCAACCAAGTTAAGATTTTAGAAATTCAAAAGATGGTAAGATTCAACGAACTCTGGGTTCCTGATTTTTTTGTGAATGTTTATAACCAGTCCAGTCGGGAATCCTATTCGGGTCTTAGCGGAACATGGGCAAATTCTATGGAAGTTTATGACTATAGTCGGAACGATTTTAGTCGTTATGCCAGATCTTCTGATGCGGATTTTAATGTAGGTGGAAATTTTGGATTTCGATTTCCTTTGTTCAATCGTTGGTTGTCTAAAAATGAATTTGATAAATCTAAAATCGAAATTAAATTAGCTAAGTCTCAATCGCAATTTTTAAGAGAAAATACCGGTTTGTATCTCTTTGAGTTGATCCAACAACATAACAACCTAGTCGAGTTGTATGATATCTCGCGCGAAAGTAAACGGATTGCCGAAGAAAACTATCAAATTATGGAAAAGGCCTACAAAACGGGATCTGCATCTGTGATCGAATTGCAAACAGTTGATAGGCGACTCCGTGATGTGATGCGAAACGAAATTCAAAATCGATATGATCTCATTCAGCTGAGGCTTCAGATTGGTCTTCTTTTAGGAGACACAATGAAGTTCTTAAATAATAACTAA
- a CDS encoding GNAT family N-acetyltransferase, which translates to MKIRQANYKDISKLSEIFDAYRQFYGQNSNITGASRFLQDRMEHGQSIIFLAEDSKSGEIAGFTQLYPVFSSISMQRSYILNDLFVKKDFRKQGIAKQLIAEVKSFTKTNSGKGLELSTSTHNKEARALYSQEGFEQETEFLTYFWKSV; encoded by the coding sequence ATGAAAATTAGACAAGCTAACTACAAAGACATTTCCAAACTCTCTGAGATATTCGATGCTTATAGACAATTCTATGGACAAAATTCGAATATAACAGGCGCTTCACGATTCCTTCAAGATCGAATGGAACACGGACAATCCATTATCTTTTTGGCAGAAGATTCTAAATCAGGTGAAATTGCTGGATTCACACAACTATACCCTGTATTCTCTTCCATTTCTATGCAAAGGTCTTATATTCTAAATGACCTCTTTGTCAAAAAAGATTTTCGTAAACAAGGAATCGCCAAACAATTGATTGCCGAAGTTAAATCTTTTACTAAAACCAATTCTGGAAAAGGTTTAGAACTTTCCACTTCCACACATAACAAAGAAGCTCGTGCGCTTTATTCCCAAGAAGGTTTCGAACAAGAAACTGAGTTTTTAACTTATTTCTGGAAATCTGTTTAA
- a CDS encoding LBF_2127 family putative lipoprotein translates to MRTFSYYLLILFFLQCSVDLRQVPPPSPNGNTNRTQTNLPLVIGKFEILSADRGVYTDAWRMAFKGHLTSSGLFPSVVTELDPKTTSDFYTIDVEMKTHYEDNYNWWYTWPAAYPLIAIWPIQYRIAEYTVDFKYKLYKNKSLMKEETITKKGNATEFLYGFFKVRNFQRMIEETNLEAVRTCIQNLSDSL, encoded by the coding sequence ATGAGAACCTTCTCTTATTATCTATTAATCCTTTTTTTCCTTCAATGCTCTGTCGATTTACGTCAGGTGCCTCCCCCTTCCCCGAATGGAAATACAAACCGAACACAGACAAATCTTCCTTTAGTAATCGGTAAATTTGAAATCCTATCTGCTGATCGCGGAGTATATACGGATGCATGGAGAATGGCATTCAAAGGCCACCTAACATCATCTGGATTATTTCCAAGTGTGGTTACAGAACTCGATCCAAAAACCACATCTGATTTTTATACGATCGATGTTGAAATGAAAACACATTATGAAGACAACTACAACTGGTGGTATACATGGCCCGCAGCATATCCGTTGATTGCCATCTGGCCCATTCAATATAGGATAGCCGAGTATACAGTTGACTTCAAATACAAACTGTATAAAAACAAATCTCTTATGAAAGAAGAAACGATTACCAAAAAAGGAAATGCAACCGAATTTTTATATGGTTTTTTTAAAGTAAGAAATTTCCAACGAATGATTGAAGAAACAAACTTAGAAGCTGTAAGAACATGCATTCAAAATTTATCCGATTCATTATAA
- a CDS encoding DUF2079 domain-containing protein translates to MKQFRDYLPSLCIWVVVFYFLSERSIFRYQHMGAGVDIGLFENLFYNLVHNTKAVTSIGIDGKEHHYFADHINWYIYPLSLIYRIFPFVEGFLVFQAFVLSVPILILPLFQKNSFLQWIYPLLYGCFLPVYWIQIFDFHPEVLWIPLFFLFYYFWKQKSPYWILFFFLSLFAKEECALVFITFSLVEGRSRKKENLFIGILSSVYFIFCIFLLSQFRNPSLTVQFPAHWERYQNPIVALQNLHLFPYLFMFLNLPFVFLTFRNKLMFCLIPYLCYSLFSSYEVNKTPFTHHSFITIPLLFLSFIETIDTFQEKNKWLFACITLTISLILFVSFGPPSKSYSYKKEYMNPGISIRDLTTMRTLIAEKSVVSNVPQYLSNRSQVQMFLSGHEYSADYFVFYQFRNETLPIAIPKGYIWEREIENHIQIYKCKEN, encoded by the coding sequence ATGAAACAGTTTCGTGATTATCTACCATCCCTTTGTATTTGGGTGGTGGTCTTTTATTTTTTATCAGAAAGATCGATCTTTCGTTACCAACATATGGGAGCAGGAGTGGACATCGGTCTGTTTGAAAACCTATTCTATAATTTGGTACACAATACAAAGGCTGTCACTTCCATCGGGATTGATGGTAAAGAACATCACTACTTTGCCGACCATATCAATTGGTATATTTACCCTTTAAGTCTGATTTATCGTATTTTTCCTTTTGTAGAAGGTTTTTTAGTCTTTCAAGCTTTTGTATTGAGTGTACCTATCTTAATTCTTCCTCTGTTCCAAAAAAATTCTTTTCTTCAATGGATTTATCCTTTGTTATATGGCTGTTTTTTACCGGTTTACTGGATTCAAATTTTTGATTTCCATCCTGAAGTTCTTTGGATCCCTTTATTTTTTTTATTCTATTACTTTTGGAAACAAAAATCACCTTATTGGATTTTGTTTTTCTTTTTAAGTTTATTTGCTAAAGAAGAATGTGCTTTAGTTTTTATTACATTTTCCTTGGTCGAAGGGAGATCTAGGAAAAAAGAAAATTTATTTATCGGAATCTTATCATCTGTTTATTTTATCTTTTGTATTTTTCTTCTCAGCCAGTTTCGAAATCCTTCTCTGACTGTACAATTCCCTGCACACTGGGAGAGGTATCAAAACCCAATTGTTGCTTTGCAAAACTTACATTTGTTTCCTTATCTTTTTATGTTTTTAAACCTACCATTTGTTTTTTTGACATTTAGAAACAAATTGATGTTCTGTTTGATCCCTTATCTTTGTTATTCGCTATTTTCTTCATATGAAGTGAACAAAACTCCTTTCACCCATCACAGTTTCATAACAATCCCCCTCCTCTTTCTTAGTTTTATAGAAACTATAGATACATTCCAAGAAAAAAACAAATGGTTGTTTGCTTGTATAACACTAACTATTTCTCTTATTCTTTTTGTTTCATTTGGCCCTCCATCCAAATCTTATTCCTATAAAAAAGAATATATGAATCCAGGTATTTCCATAAGAGATCTCACTACCATGCGTACGTTAATCGCAGAAAAATCAGTGGTTTCGAATGTACCGCAGTATCTTTCCAATCGAAGCCAAGTTCAGATGTTTTTATCAGGCCATGAGTATTCGGCTGATTATTTTGTTTTTTATCAATTCCGGAATGAAACTCTACCGATAGCCATTCCGAAGGGATATATTTGGGAAAGAGAGATAGAAAACCATATTCAAATTTATAAATGTAAAGAAAATTGA
- a CDS encoding ATP-binding cassette domain-containing protein: MKTVKEIPKDVSEDDFLSTLPTNDLKKLINLFEFRSLIANDRVGGSGIELTPIIIVETGRIQVKLKINEKELLIKTLTEGSFYGISEFSSDSLKKQIFQVEENSKVLVLSPLSFLKFIESDKTKKQLWNEYKENVQLRDELRIHPYFRKLSNTEIQDISKVLVKRKINSGQILMKEGSKSSSLFFIRSGRFKVTKSTWQKDYFSFVEAGSVLGEMGVLEKKARNATVTAVEESFVYELSSKDAESFFKKSESLLITIRSIMSERKLNLGDGSEEDKFETSNIYEEDRFHFLPKLKFSPPLRNQIRFPFLFQDGKSQSGDACRKMIFRYWGYSFAEYDADPSFPDFDPDIRPNHWKSCFGEEKGDCYFVNWKDHEVELNNNPAINFFENSKYVVVKSIGHKKVLIMDPEFGEMTISREEWEQKSSTVLIYFIPKVKPDQKWEWRNRFFSGLAEYFIPAIKYLKAGIAASFVIKGLEVFIPLVNLYLIDAVLLQENKEFFLPVILAVVLLSFSQSFLAYFRSNVIFFTSNRVNQTIAIRFLVKLISLPISFFERNRKGEILNRWEEIESVILFFSDQGAMKLFDLLFSSLVFIIFLFLSPLLLVIIGFLILPEMLILRALTPKIIEETKKESLKKSETLSYFIETIHGFETIKNLGATYSHRWDFEKRLTTQLNSEGKKLFYSNLLFTNTEFFKQITVVVVMLVGSILILNDKMTLGTLYAIIGLVAYIRNPIVSLYDDFLKFHKANVSWNRLRSFESLDSEITDRDNLFKIDLPEVKGDIEFKNLSFSYDTLKPESGIRNLKIKIKAGKKVAFVGRSGSGKSTILKLILGLYNPQEGEIIIDDVTLNEIWLPSLRTKIGVLFQENPLISGTVRENISITKPEATLSEVVEAAKLACIHDDIVKLPLGYDTEISERGFIFSGGQKQRVSLARLFLQRPNVLLLDEPTASLDKETEARILSHIGSVFANATIITVAHRLDTIRNYDQIFVLERGKLEGKGTHRELLSKGGIYQLLHSKQEAIR, encoded by the coding sequence TTGAAAACGGTAAAAGAAATTCCTAAAGATGTTAGTGAAGATGATTTTTTATCAACACTGCCAACTAACGATTTAAAGAAACTAATCAATTTATTCGAATTTAGATCGTTGATTGCAAATGATAGGGTTGGTGGGAGTGGAATAGAACTAACACCAATTATTATCGTAGAGACGGGAAGAATTCAGGTAAAATTAAAAATAAACGAAAAGGAACTTCTGATTAAAACTTTAACAGAAGGTTCTTTTTATGGAATTTCCGAGTTCTCCTCTGATTCATTAAAAAAACAAATCTTTCAAGTAGAAGAAAATTCAAAGGTTCTGGTTCTATCACCTCTCTCATTTTTAAAATTCATTGAATCCGATAAAACTAAAAAACAATTATGGAATGAATATAAGGAAAATGTACAACTTCGTGATGAATTGAGAATTCATCCTTATTTTAGAAAACTTTCCAATACAGAAATCCAGGACATATCGAAGGTATTGGTAAAACGAAAGATAAATTCTGGTCAAATTCTAATGAAAGAAGGTAGTAAAAGTTCTTCTTTATTTTTCATTCGATCAGGAAGATTTAAAGTTACTAAATCTACTTGGCAGAAGGATTATTTTTCTTTTGTTGAAGCAGGTTCTGTGTTAGGTGAGATGGGGGTATTAGAGAAAAAGGCAAGAAATGCTACTGTTACCGCAGTGGAAGAGAGTTTTGTTTATGAACTTTCTTCAAAAGATGCAGAAAGTTTTTTCAAAAAATCGGAGAGTTTGCTGATCACCATTCGTTCGATTATGAGTGAAAGGAAACTTAATTTAGGTGATGGTTCCGAAGAAGACAAGTTTGAAACATCCAATATTTATGAAGAAGATCGATTTCATTTTTTACCCAAGTTAAAATTTTCTCCTCCACTTAGAAACCAAATACGATTTCCATTTCTGTTTCAAGATGGTAAGTCACAATCGGGTGATGCTTGCCGTAAAATGATATTTCGTTATTGGGGATATTCATTTGCAGAATATGATGCAGATCCATCCTTTCCAGATTTTGATCCTGATATTCGGCCTAACCATTGGAAGAGTTGTTTTGGAGAAGAGAAAGGTGATTGTTATTTTGTAAATTGGAAGGACCATGAAGTAGAATTAAATAACAATCCAGCCATTAATTTTTTTGAAAACTCGAAGTATGTTGTCGTTAAGTCAATTGGCCATAAAAAGGTTCTCATCATGGACCCAGAGTTTGGTGAGATGACTATATCTCGAGAAGAATGGGAACAAAAATCTTCGACCGTACTTATCTATTTTATTCCTAAAGTAAAACCCGATCAGAAATGGGAATGGAGGAATCGATTTTTTTCAGGCCTTGCCGAATATTTTATACCTGCAATTAAGTATTTAAAAGCGGGTATTGCTGCTAGTTTTGTAATCAAAGGTTTGGAAGTATTCATCCCATTAGTAAATTTGTATTTGATTGATGCTGTTTTGTTACAAGAGAACAAAGAGTTTTTTCTTCCTGTGATTTTAGCTGTTGTTTTGCTTAGTTTTTCGCAGTCTTTTCTTGCTTACTTTAGATCGAATGTTATTTTTTTTACGAGTAATCGAGTAAATCAAACCATTGCCATTCGGTTTTTAGTGAAACTAATTTCTTTACCTATCTCTTTTTTTGAAAGGAATCGGAAAGGGGAAATTCTTAATCGTTGGGAAGAAATAGAATCGGTAATTTTGTTTTTTTCTGACCAAGGGGCAATGAAATTGTTCGATTTGCTTTTTAGTTCTTTGGTATTTATTATTTTTCTTTTCCTCTCTCCTTTGTTGTTGGTAATCATTGGATTTTTAATTTTACCGGAGATGTTGATTCTTCGTGCACTTACACCAAAGATTATTGAGGAAACAAAAAAAGAATCACTTAAAAAATCTGAAACTTTAAGTTACTTCATAGAGACCATTCACGGTTTCGAGACAATTAAAAATTTAGGTGCAACTTATTCACACCGTTGGGACTTCGAAAAAAGACTGACCACTCAACTGAATTCAGAAGGAAAAAAACTATTTTATTCCAACTTACTTTTTACCAATACTGAGTTTTTTAAACAGATCACCGTAGTGGTTGTAATGTTAGTTGGTAGTATTCTTATTCTGAATGACAAAATGACACTCGGAACGTTGTATGCGATCATTGGTCTTGTTGCCTATATTCGAAATCCCATTGTTTCTTTATATGATGATTTTTTAAAGTTTCACAAAGCAAATGTATCTTGGAATCGTTTAAGAAGTTTTGAATCTTTGGATAGTGAAATCACAGATAGAGATAATTTATTTAAAATAGATTTACCTGAAGTTAAAGGTGACATAGAATTTAAAAATTTAAGTTTTTCGTATGATACTTTAAAACCAGAATCAGGAATTCGAAATCTAAAAATTAAAATCAAAGCCGGAAAAAAAGTTGCCTTTGTAGGAAGAAGTGGAAGTGGGAAATCTACCATTTTAAAACTCATTCTTGGTTTGTACAATCCACAAGAAGGAGAAATCATCATAGATGATGTAACTTTGAACGAAATTTGGCTTCCTAGTTTGAGAACAAAAATAGGTGTGTTGTTTCAAGAGAATCCTTTGATTTCAGGAACGGTCAGGGAAAACATATCTATTACAAAACCGGAAGCAACTTTAAGTGAAGTAGTCGAAGCCGCTAAATTGGCTTGTATTCATGATGATATCGTCAAACTTCCGCTTGGTTATGATACGGAAATTTCAGAAAGAGGGTTTATTTTTTCCGGTGGTCAAAAACAAAGAGTTTCGCTTGCACGTTTGTTTTTACAAAGGCCTAATGTTCTGCTTTTGGATGAACCAACAGCCTCCTTAGATAAGGAAACGGAAGCACGAATTCTGTCTCATATAGGTTCTGTATTTGCAAATGCAACCATCATTACTGTTGCTCACAGATTGGATACAATCCGTAATTATGACCAAATTTTTGTATTAGAGAGGGGGAAGTTGGAGGGGAAAGGCACTCATAGGGAGTTACTTTCTAAAGGCGGAATTTACCAATTACTTCATTCCAAACAGGAAGCGATCCGATAA
- a CDS encoding NAD(P)/FAD-dependent oxidoreductase, producing MKLELNVRVTPEIATNPDHLLQFVSKQNKIPKTSIKHIECTSRSIDARQRNVVFQLRLDVYVNEGFIPLEYTIPQFPNVNSAEPVIIIGAGPAGLFAALRVLELGKKPIILERGKNVKDRIDDLRGINVHHIVNEDSNYCFGEGGAGTYSDGKLYTRSKKRGNIRKVLEYLVSFGATKQILVDAHPHIGTNKLPRIIQNIRECILSSGGEVHFQTRITDLILSGNSIVGVSSASGNKWMAKNVIIATGHSGREMFELLHTKGIEIQTKPLAIGVRVEHPQSLIDSIQYHCDVKNPLLPASEYSLVKQINGRGVYSFCMCPGGVIAPCATKPGEVVTNGWSSAERSRPTANSGIVVELRFDDFKPFESYGVFSALKYQSTIEQKAFQMNGGTQKAPAQRMVDFTKNQISTDLPKTSYTPGLVSVSLSDLLPPLIADSLKKGFQEFDSSMKGYFTNEAIIHAPETRTSSPIQVPRNPETLEHIRIKGLYPCGEGAGYAGGIVSAAIDGMKCAEAALTGSFTK from the coding sequence GTGAAACTAGAATTAAATGTCAGAGTGACTCCAGAGATTGCCACAAACCCGGACCATCTCTTACAATTTGTTTCCAAACAAAACAAAATTCCGAAAACATCCATCAAACACATTGAATGTACTTCACGTTCCATTGATGCAAGACAAAGAAATGTTGTTTTCCAATTACGATTGGACGTGTATGTAAACGAAGGTTTTATTCCTTTAGAATATACAATTCCTCAATTTCCAAATGTAAATTCAGCGGAGCCAGTCATTATCATCGGAGCAGGTCCTGCTGGATTATTTGCCGCATTACGTGTGCTAGAACTTGGAAAAAAGCCGATTATCTTGGAACGAGGAAAAAATGTAAAAGATCGTATAGACGACCTTCGGGGAATCAATGTCCATCATATTGTAAACGAAGATTCCAATTATTGTTTCGGAGAAGGAGGAGCAGGAACTTATTCCGACGGAAAACTCTACACCAGATCCAAAAAAAGAGGAAACATTCGTAAAGTTTTAGAGTATTTAGTTTCCTTTGGGGCCACCAAACAAATACTAGTTGATGCACATCCACACATTGGAACAAACAAACTCCCTCGTATCATTCAAAATATTAGAGAGTGTATTCTTTCTTCCGGTGGAGAGGTTCATTTTCAAACTCGTATCACGGATCTGATTCTTTCAGGAAATTCCATTGTGGGGGTGAGTTCCGCCTCGGGTAACAAGTGGATGGCCAAAAATGTCATTATCGCCACAGGCCATTCAGGACGAGAAATGTTCGAACTTCTCCATACAAAGGGAATCGAAATTCAAACAAAACCTTTAGCCATTGGTGTACGGGTAGAACATCCACAGAGTTTGATTGATTCTATCCAATACCATTGTGATGTAAAAAACCCACTATTACCTGCATCTGAATATTCTCTTGTGAAACAAATTAATGGCAGAGGTGTGTATAGTTTTTGTATGTGTCCTGGCGGAGTGATTGCACCCTGCGCCACCAAACCAGGAGAAGTTGTGACCAATGGTTGGTCGAGTGCAGAACGTTCACGACCAACTGCCAATTCTGGAATTGTCGTAGAACTAAGATTTGATGACTTTAAACCATTTGAATCTTATGGCGTTTTTTCTGCCCTTAAATACCAATCGACAATTGAACAAAAAGCCTTCCAAATGAATGGAGGAACACAAAAAGCCCCAGCACAAAGAATGGTAGACTTTACAAAAAATCAAATCTCCACCGATCTTCCAAAAACTTCTTATACACCTGGACTTGTATCCGTTTCTCTTTCCGACTTACTCCCACCACTCATTGCAGACTCTTTAAAAAAAGGGTTCCAGGAATTTGATTCTTCTATGAAAGGATACTTTACGAACGAAGCCATCATTCATGCACCGGAAACACGTACTTCTTCTCCCATCCAAGTTCCAAGAAATCCTGAGACATTAGAACATATACGTATTAAAGGATTGTATCCATGTGGAGAAGGAGCCGGTTATGCAGGTGGGATTGTATCAGCAGCCATTGATGGAATGAAATGTGCAGAAGCTGCCCTTACTGGTAGTTTTACAAAGTAG
- a CDS encoding FMN-binding negative transcriptional regulator, producing the protein MYIPEYFKMETDFIYKCIEENPFSLLVSEIQGNLSATHIPLLLSKDKQSLIGHFAKPNPQKESLGKEVLCIFSGPHCYISPSWYETDRAVPTWNFTAVHVKGILNIVEDPNLIHDSLLTLVNRFESKDSSYKMDHVDTKYIEGLKKGIVPFEIRITSIEGKAKLSQNHSEERKKKVISELELLPGENEKAIAKLMKDELTKGS; encoded by the coding sequence GTGTACATTCCCGAATATTTCAAGATGGAAACTGACTTCATATACAAATGTATTGAAGAAAATCCATTTTCTCTATTGGTTTCTGAAATCCAAGGGAACTTAAGTGCTACACATATACCTCTGCTCCTTTCCAAAGACAAACAATCATTAATTGGCCATTTTGCAAAACCAAATCCACAAAAAGAAAGTTTAGGTAAAGAAGTTCTTTGTATTTTTTCTGGCCCTCACTGTTATATCTCTCCTTCTTGGTATGAAACAGACCGCGCAGTACCGACATGGAATTTTACAGCAGTACATGTAAAAGGCATTCTAAACATTGTGGAAGATCCTAATTTAATTCATGATAGTTTACTTACACTGGTCAATAGATTTGAATCTAAAGATTCAAGTTATAAAATGGATCATGTAGATACCAAATACATTGAAGGTCTAAAAAAAGGAATTGTTCCTTTTGAAATCAGAATTACTTCCATAGAAGGAAAGGCAAAACTAAGCCAAAACCATTCTGAAGAACGTAAGAAAAAAGTGATTTCTGAACTCGAACTACTACCAGGTGAAAATGAAAAAGCCATTGCAAAATTAATGAAAGACGAACTTACAAAGGGAAGTTGA
- a CDS encoding DinB family protein: protein MKDFFLRNNAYHIWATNLLYESLETITNEDYKKDVGLFFKSIHGTLNHLLIVEKVWYSRLVGEVYAPTSLSEEIETDRQTLKKRMIESLELWNTWLQGLNDSVWPTLFRYKTMRGFEAELIFSDVVQHNFNHRTHHRGQITAAITLLGGKSPEIDFVYYLQTLGK, encoded by the coding sequence ATGAAAGATTTTTTCTTACGAAACAATGCTTATCATATTTGGGCGACCAATCTTTTGTATGAGTCATTAGAAACCATAACAAATGAGGATTACAAAAAAGATGTAGGATTATTTTTTAAATCCATTCACGGAACATTAAACCATTTGTTAATTGTTGAGAAAGTTTGGTATTCACGTCTTGTTGGCGAAGTTTACGCCCCAACATCCTTAAGTGAAGAAATCGAAACCGATCGCCAAACATTGAAAAAACGAATGATCGAAAGTTTAGAATTATGGAATACTTGGCTACAAGGTTTGAATGATTCCGTTTGGCCCACTCTTTTTCGTTACAAAACCATGCGTGGGTTTGAAGCTGAACTCATTTTTAGTGATGTGGTGCAACACAACTTCAACCACCGCACCCATCATAGAGGCCAAATTACTGCCGCCATAACATTATTAGGTGGAAAATCCCCAGAAATCGATTTTGTTTATTACCTTCAAACTTTAGGAAAATAA
- the chrA gene encoding chromate efflux transporter gives MNLYLDLFKTFFILGCTSFGGPVAHLGYFQHEFVEKKKWVTSSAYADLVALSQFLPGPASSQVGIAIGQIRGGIFGGILAWFAFTLPSAALMVIFGLGVGLYPEFWNQGVLHGFKIAAVVVVAHAVWSMGIKLCPDKERISLAVIALGISVGIGGTLGQLLPILLGGIFGFFFLKKVDNLPHSPTGFKISTSYSYALLTFFFLLLFFLPILSNFFQNQSIRIFDSFFRVGSLVFGGGHVVLPLLKEEVVTTGLVSNQMFMVGYGAAQAIPGPLFTFTAYLGTVSNLPPNGIWGGVFCLVAAFLPAYLLIIGVLPLWEKFRKESWLKQSMAGINAVVVGLLISALYSPVWTEAIFNRFDFVVFALGFILLMFWKFPSWSIVVVCAFLGFCLNF, from the coding sequence ATGAATTTATATTTAGATTTATTCAAAACTTTTTTTATTTTAGGATGTACATCCTTTGGTGGGCCAGTTGCTCATTTGGGATACTTCCAACACGAATTTGTTGAAAAGAAAAAATGGGTCACATCTTCCGCCTATGCAGACTTAGTTGCTCTTTCACAATTTTTACCTGGTCCTGCCAGTAGCCAAGTAGGAATCGCCATTGGACAAATCCGTGGCGGAATCTTCGGTGGAATCCTTGCTTGGTTTGCTTTTACACTTCCTTCTGCAGCACTCATGGTCATTTTTGGACTTGGTGTTGGTTTATATCCCGAATTTTGGAACCAAGGTGTCTTACATGGATTCAAAATTGCCGCTGTGGTTGTAGTCGCTCATGCCGTTTGGTCCATGGGTATCAAACTTTGTCCCGATAAAGAAAGGATCAGTCTCGCAGTAATCGCATTAGGAATATCAGTTGGTATTGGTGGGACATTAGGACAACTGCTTCCAATTTTGTTAGGTGGTATCTTCGGGTTTTTCTTTTTAAAAAAAGTAGATAACCTTCCCCATTCACCGACTGGATTTAAAATTTCAACTTCTTATTCCTATGCCCTACTCACCTTTTTTTTCCTACTTCTATTTTTTCTTCCCATTCTATCTAATTTCTTCCAAAACCAATCGATTCGGATATTTGATAGTTTCTTTCGTGTTGGCTCTTTGGTGTTTGGAGGTGGACATGTTGTATTACCTCTACTCAAAGAAGAAGTAGTCACTACTGGTCTTGTTTCAAACCAAATGTTTATGGTAGGTTATGGTGCAGCCCAGGCCATTCCAGGTCCGCTATTTACCTTCACTGCTTATCTTGGAACAGTTTCAAATCTACCACCGAATGGAATTTGGGGTGGAGTTTTTTGTTTGGTTGCTGCTTTTTTACCGGCTTATCTACTGATCATCGGTGTTCTTCCTCTTTGGGAAAAATTTCGAAAAGAATCTTGGCTAAAACAATCAATGGCTGGTATCAATGCGGTTGTTGTTGGGTTACTTATCTCTGCTTTGTATTCTCCGGTTTGGACTGAAGCAATTTTTAATCGATTTGATTTTGTTGTATTTGCTCTCGGTTTTATTTTACTTATGTTTTGGAAGTTTCCCTCTTGGAGCATTGTCGTTGTTTGTGCCTTTTTGGGATTTTGTTTGAATTTTTAA